A window of the Wolbachia endosymbiont (group A) of Pogonocherus hispidulus genome harbors these coding sequences:
- a CDS encoding helix-turn-helix domain-containing protein — protein sequence MANISIRYQIAEKVKSWRLKRKYTQKELAKKIGTTYQVILQYEKGTRRISIKKLYELAEALSTTARDLACGQEVSNEKGYEGEEVLNLVRRHKEIKDQELRETFYLLTKFIRISEEESGKAVKVEVAKGLVKEGVSAHVISQTTGLSIDEYDNDEKKISIPYKVGQRIKEWRLIRGYTQKDLANKVGITNQGIYEYEQGRAAVSLEMLDEIAKVLLINITDLLPETRENENSEAELSRLIEEYKKIKSQELRHVLIKSLFESIQVYKEKVKKVEKMRIAKNLVKEGISINIILKTVGISLDEIQQI from the coding sequence ATGGCAAATATCTCTATAAGGTATCAGATAGCAGAAAAAGTGAAAAGCTGGAGGTTAAAAAGAAAATATACTCAAAAAGAATTAGCAAAAAAAATCGGAACAACATATCAGGTAATACTGCAATATGAAAAAGGAACACGCAGAATTTCAATTAAGAAGTTATATGAATTAGCAGAAGCATTATCAACAACTGCTAGAGATCTAGCTTGCGGACAAGAAGTATCAAATGAGAAAGGGTATGAGGGAGAGGAGGTACTAAATCTAGTAAGAAGACATAAAGAGATTAAGGATCAAGAATTACGTGAAACGTTTTATTTATTAACTAAATTCATCCGTATTAGTGAGGAAGAAAGTGGAAAGGCAGTAAAAGTAGAGGTGGCAAAGGGTTTAGTTAAGGAAGGAGTTTCTGCTCATGTTATCTCTCAAACGACCGGTTTATCTATTGATGAATATGATAATGATGAGAAAAAAATTTCTATTCCATACAAAGTAGGGCAAAGGATAAAAGAGTGGAGATTGATACGAGGATATACACAAAAAGATTTAGCGAATAAAGTTGGCATAACAAATCAAGGAATATATGAGTATGAACAAGGGAGAGCTGCTGTTTCACTTGAAATGTTAGATGAAATAGCAAAGGTACTATTAATTAATATTACAGATCTGCTTCCAGAAACAAGAGAAAATGAGAATAGTGAAGCAGAGCTATCAAGGTTAATAGAAGAATATAAAAAGATTAAAAGCCAAGAACTACGTCATGTATTAATAAAATCTCTGTTTGAAAGCATACAAGTTTACAAAGAGAAAGTGAAGAAAGTAGAAAAGATGAGAATTGCAAAGAATTTAGTTAAGGAAGGAATTTCTATCAATATTATTTTAAAAACAGTAGGCATCTCTTTAGACGAAATTCAACAAATTTAA
- a CDS encoding reverse transcriptase N-terminal domain-containing protein, whose translation MPKVISGIRRRKHFNLEGKVVNSSEYVMDQQKARYEWNGIPWRKLKKSSFKLQKRIYQASKCNDIRKMHNLQRLLLKSTSAKTLAVRKVTQDNRGKKTAGIDGKANLNQKERLQLSYSLDIKEKAKPSRRVWIPKPGKPSEHRPLGIPTISCRAKQTLVKMALEPEWEAKLEPNTYGFRPGRSCHDAIEAIFDVLKQKTAYVLDADISGCFDNINHNKLLEKLNTTPTLKKIIRGWLRAGVMEDGKFQSTKRGTIQGGTISPLLACVALHGLEQHIKKALTNELFQCMKRKYGRISHKNAQKSISVIFYCDDCAP comes from the coding sequence ATGCCCAAAGTAATATCTGGGATACGCAGACGTAAACACTTTAATTTGGAAGGTAAAGTGGTGAATAGTAGTGAATATGTTATGGACCAGCAAAAAGCTAGGTATGAATGGAATGGAATTCCTTGGCGAAAGCTGAAGAAATCTTCATTTAAGCTACAAAAACGAATTTACCAAGCTTCTAAATGTAATGATATCAGAAAGATGCATAATCTTCAGAGATTATTACTCAAATCAACAAGTGCAAAAACACTCGCTGTTAGGAAAGTAACACAGGACAATAGGGGGAAGAAGACTGCAGGTATTGATGGAAAGGCTAATCTTAATCAAAAAGAAAGATTACAACTATCATATTCTTTAGATATAAAAGAAAAAGCAAAGCCATCAAGACGCGTCTGGATCCCAAAACCTGGTAAGCCATCGGAGCATCGCCCGCTTGGTATACCTACTATATCGTGTCGAGCAAAACAAACACTTGTAAAAATGGCTTTAGAACCAGAATGGGAGGCAAAACTTGAGCCAAACACTTATGGTTTTAGACCTGGTAGATCATGTCATGATGCAATTGAAGCCATATTTGATGTGCTAAAACAGAAAACAGCATATGTATTAGATGCTGATATTTCTGGATGTTTTGACAATATTAACCATAATAAACTGCTTGAAAAGCTCAATACCACACCAACGTTAAAGAAAATCATAAGAGGATGGTTAAGGGCAGGCGTTATGGAAGATGGAAAGTTTCAATCCACAAAACGTGGTACAATTCAAGGAGGGACGATCTCACCGTTGCTAGCTTGTGTTGCATTACACGGATTAGAGCAACATATCAAAAAAGCATTAACAAACGAACTCTTTCAATGCATGAAAAGAAAATATGGTAGGATATCGCATAAAAATGCGCAAAAGTCTATTAGTGTAATTTTCTACTGTGATGATTGTGCGCCGTAG
- the ltrA gene encoding group II intron reverse transcriptase/maturase: MNETKSFDIPKQLIWRAYKQVSKNKGAAGVDEVSITKFEENLKDNLYKLWNRMSSGSYFPEPVKAVAIPKDTGGQRILCVPSVFDRIAQTAATMYLEPLVEPKFHEDSYGYRPNKSALDAVYTARKRCWKNDWTVDLDISGFFDNLDHDLALQAIKKHTDCKWVILYVERWMKAPIQQADGSRVTRDKGVPQGGSISPIISSIFMHHAFDMWMKQNYPTVPFERYVDDAIVHCRTKRQAGFMKVMIEERLAKCKLKLHPEKTQIVYSKDDDRKEQFPKQSFDFLGYTFRPRVAKNKMRNYFISFLPAISNKAKKKIKKTIKSWRIHRITWTTLEEISKKIDPIVRGWFQYYGRFYKSEMYPSLRNIERYLIRWVRTKYKKLRDHGRLAKQFLGKVRKRSPSIFYHWTLGLGSKG; the protein is encoded by the coding sequence ATGAATGAAACAAAGTCTTTTGATATACCAAAGCAACTTATTTGGAGAGCTTATAAACAAGTATCGAAAAATAAAGGTGCAGCAGGTGTAGATGAGGTCTCGATAACAAAGTTTGAAGAAAATCTAAAGGATAATCTATACAAATTATGGAATCGGATGTCATCCGGAAGTTATTTTCCAGAGCCGGTAAAAGCTGTTGCGATACCAAAAGATACAGGAGGGCAAAGAATTTTATGTGTGCCTTCAGTATTCGACAGGATAGCGCAAACAGCAGCTACAATGTATCTTGAGCCGTTAGTAGAACCGAAATTTCACGAAGATTCATATGGTTATAGACCAAATAAGTCTGCGCTGGATGCGGTATACACAGCACGGAAGAGATGTTGGAAAAATGATTGGACGGTAGATCTTGATATATCTGGATTTTTCGACAATCTGGACCACGATTTAGCACTGCAGGCTATCAAGAAACACACAGACTGCAAATGGGTCATACTGTATGTTGAGAGGTGGATGAAAGCCCCCATTCAGCAAGCAGATGGCAGTAGGGTAACAAGGGATAAAGGAGTTCCGCAAGGAGGTTCAATAAGCCCAATCATTTCAAGCATATTTATGCACCATGCGTTTGATATGTGGATGAAACAAAATTATCCAACAGTACCATTTGAAAGATATGTAGATGATGCGATAGTGCACTGCAGAACTAAAAGACAGGCAGGATTTATGAAAGTAATGATTGAAGAAAGATTGGCTAAGTGTAAATTGAAGTTACATCCTGAAAAGACACAGATTGTGTACAGTAAGGATGATGATAGAAAAGAACAATTTCCTAAACAAAGCTTTGATTTTCTAGGTTATACTTTTAGACCTAGAGTAGCAAAGAATAAGATGAGGAATTATTTCATCTCATTTCTACCTGCAATTAGTAACAAAGCCAAGAAGAAGATCAAGAAAACCATAAAGTCATGGAGAATACATCGGATTACATGGACCACACTAGAGGAAATATCGAAGAAAATAGATCCAATAGTCAGAGGCTGGTTTCAGTACTATGGCAGGTTTTATAAATCAGAGATGTATCCATCTCTCAGAAATATAGAGAGATACCTCATAAGATGGGTCAGGACAAAATATAAGAAACTTCGTGATCACGGAAGACTAGCAAAGCAATTTCTAGGAAAAGTGAGAAAGAGGTCTCCAAGTATTTTCTATCATTGGACACTTGGGTTAGGATCAAAAGGCTAA
- a CDS encoding group II intron maturase-specific domain-containing protein, translated as MGKFRRSTLLVVIHESEEIILRAKVLVEEWLKTIGLELKPSKTKVSHTLKIINGIKPGFDFLGFSIRQYPTKESKKGYKLLVKPSRNSIKQHIFAIKHKLREMRGAPQEVVIRNLNPIIRGWSQYYSSVVSCKIFSSLDNTIHRKLWKWAVFRHPNKGKCWIKRKYFKKYNNDNWRFMTSNKIHLIIHSDHVIKRHIKVQKTRSPYDGDWVYWGNRLREIPDKPSRVIKLLKLQQSKCGNCRLWFESDDIIEIHHKDRNRRNNMIKNLSLLHGHCHDELHRRCA; from the coding sequence GTGGGGAAGTTCCGCCGGTCTACTCTCCTTGTCGTCATACATGAAAGTGAAGAAATTATTCTTAGGGCAAAAGTTCTAGTTGAAGAATGGTTAAAAACCATTGGATTAGAATTAAAGCCTTCTAAGACAAAAGTTTCTCATACATTAAAAATCATTAATGGAATAAAACCAGGATTTGATTTTCTTGGATTTTCAATAAGACAATATCCAACAAAAGAAAGTAAGAAAGGTTACAAATTATTAGTAAAACCAAGTCGTAATTCTATAAAGCAGCATATATTTGCTATTAAACATAAACTTAGAGAAATGCGTGGGGCGCCACAGGAAGTAGTAATAAGGAATCTCAATCCAATCATTAGAGGGTGGAGTCAATATTACTCTTCGGTAGTTTCATGTAAAATCTTTAGCTCATTGGATAATACTATACATAGAAAGCTCTGGAAGTGGGCAGTCTTTAGGCACCCAAACAAAGGGAAATGCTGGATAAAAAGAAAATACTTTAAAAAGTATAATAACGATAACTGGCGTTTTATGACAAGTAACAAGATACATCTTATTATACACAGCGATCATGTTATTAAACGACATATCAAAGTGCAAAAAACCAGATCTCCATATGATGGTGATTGGGTTTATTGGGGTAATCGTCTTAGAGAAATACCAGATAAGCCATCAAGAGTAATAAAACTATTGAAGTTACAACAAAGTAAATGCGGTAATTGTAGACTATGGTTTGAAAGTGATGATATAATAGAAATACATCATAAAGACCGGAATAGACGAAACAATATGATCAAAAATTTATCTTTGTTACATGGGCATTGTCACGATGAATTACACAGGAGGTGTGCATGA